The window GATGGTGCAGGGAATAGCGGAATCGGCGTTAAAGTCCTCCACCATTATTTTTGTGTGTTTGTCAATGGTCTTCAATACTTGCTCTCCGTACAGATCCTGACTGCCCACAATAAACCAGAATTCATATTTTTTCAATGATGACATAATTGTTGTCTCCTTAATTATGATGGTTGCTCCAAAGGCGTTTTTCATAAAAACGCCTTTGGAGTGAAAAGGGAGGGGGATTTATGGTTTTATTTCTTTTAAGCGTTTCATCACATTGTCTGCACCGCGGCCAAAACAATCGTGGAGTGTCCGGCATTCAGTGAATAGTCGGTCGTAAACCTCCACGTTCTCAGGGATTGGTGTAAAGTGTGCCATAGTCAACTCCGATTGTACATTCTGACATGATATTTATTTCTAATACGAATTAAGTTGTACATACAACTTGTCTGAAAGAAATCGGCAGACTACTGCCTATTTAATGGTTTGTATGTGTCAGATTTCAGATATTATTTTGACAGATGCGCGTTCAATAACCTTTGGTTCGAAATCCACTGTAGCTTTAAACAGTCTGTTGTCAATCAGTTCCAGAATGTTGCGTGCCGCCGTTTCACCCAGCAGATCCATCGGGTGCGCCACCGAAGTGAGGGGTACTTCACAGAGGGACGCCAAATCGGAGTTGTCGATACTGATGAGTGAAATTTGATCCGGTACTTTTATATCGTTGGCTTTCAGCATACTGACAAGATTCATCGCTACCTCATCATTGTAGCAGACAACGGCGGTGCAGTCTTTTATCCTGCGCAGAATGCGTTTTGTATCGAGGGAGAGGTCTGCAAAGTCTTCGGTTGAATACCAGAGTACATTTTCGTCACAGATTTCAAAACCGGCCTGCAAAAGGGCTTCAAGATAACCGGCGTAGCGCAGATGCCCCTGATTGTCATCTGATTTAAAAATGCCGCCGATCCGCTTATGCCCCGCATCAATCAGATATTTTGTCGCAAGCAGGCCAGCCATATGGTCGTTCAGAGCGACATGCGGGATTTTAATGCCGGGATAAAAGCTGTTGATGAACAGAACCGGGATTCTCTGACGTGCTATCTCGTTATAAATTTCAATGTTTGGGTTTGGCAGCCCGCTCTGTGTGGGTTCGACAATCATTCCATCCACACCTTTTTCCAGCATTGAGCACAGCACTTTTTTTTCGTTTTGCACTTTGTTATGGGTAAAGGTGAGCTGCATGGAATAGCCGTGTTCGGTTAGGACATTCTCGATTCCTCTGATAATATTAGGGAAAATATAAGCGCCGACATAGGTGGTAATGACGCCGATTGTCATGCTCGGCTCATGTTTCACCAGCGTATTATAAGTGATATAGGTACCGCTGCCCTGTCTGCTCTCCACGAATTTTTCCTGAACAAGAACGTTGATGGCCTGCCGCACGGTCTGGCGGCTGATGCTGAACATGGAACTCAGCTCGTTTTCCGAGTACAGCCTTTCACCGTATTTTAACTCATTTTCTTCTATCTGGTTTTTAATCCAGTTCACAAGTGCAATATATTTAGGTATCTCTGTCATACTGCTTTTCCCTTCTATGGTTTAATTTTTAAATCATACTTCATAGGGATTAGCTTGTCAATACAGATTCCACAGCTGTACGCGACAACTTAGGCACTCTTCCTTTTTGAAAGCAGATCGACCGTGACGGCTCCTAAAAGGACCAAGCCTTTAATGACGCGCTGAATATCAACCGACCAACCGATCAGAGACATACCGTTGTTCAAAACGCCCATAATCAATGCGCCGACAACTGCACCGATGATAGTGCCGATGCCGCCATATGTAGCAGCGCCGCCAATGTAGCAGCTTGCCATTGCGTCAAGCTCAAACCCGTCGCCTGCTTTTGGCGTTGCAGAGGCATTGCGCGCTGAAAGGACAATACCGGCAAGGGCGCATAAAAGACCCATGTTTACGTAAACCCAGAACAGCACACGGTTTGTCTTAATACCGGAAAGTTTCGCGGCTTTAACATTGCCGCCGACCGCATAAATCTGACGGCCGATAACCATCCTGCTGGTGATCACGGTGTAAATGAGAATCAGTGCGAGCATTAATGCGAGCACGACGGGCAGACCGTTGTATTTGGCAAGCTCAATGGTAAAGAAGTTTAAAAGAAAAATAATAATAATCAGTTTCATGGCGGTTTGCCAGACAGGAGGAGTCGCAAAGTTGTATTTGCTTTTGTCTTTTATGGAATGGAATTCGCCGAAAATAATCAGCAGGGAACCGATAATTCCTACAAAGATAGACCAAAGTTCTATTTTTTGTCCGCCGATATGTATGTAAGATGAGGGGAGGTAACCGGCGCCGATCTGCACATAGGCGTCCGGAAGAGGACCCTTTGTCTGACCGTTCAGGATTA of the uncultured Caproiciproducens sp. genome contains:
- a CDS encoding GntR family transcriptional regulator gives rise to the protein MTEIPKYIALVNWIKNQIEENELKYGERLYSENELSSMFSISRQTVRQAINVLVQEKFVESRQGSGTYITYNTLVKHEPSMTIGVITTYVGAYIFPNIIRGIENVLTEHGYSMQLTFTHNKVQNEKKVLCSMLEKGVDGMIVEPTQSGLPNPNIEIYNEIARQRIPVLFINSFYPGIKIPHVALNDHMAGLLATKYLIDAGHKRIGGIFKSDDNQGHLRYAGYLEALLQAGFEICDENVLWYSTEDFADLSLDTKRILRRIKDCTAVVCYNDEVAMNLVSMLKANDIKVPDQISLISIDNSDLASLCEVPLTSVAHPMDLLGETAARNILELIDNRLFKATVDFEPKVIERASVKIISEI
- the mmsB gene encoding multiple monosaccharide ABC transporter permease; its protein translation is MKKPASINLKQYGMMIALIAIYLFFTILSGGKNASPMNMNNLIMQNSYVVVLAVGMLLCVLTGNVDLSVGSVVAFTGAACAIMVLDYHMPIPLAFVIVLILGVLVGMWQGFFIAYLHVPPFVVTLANMLIFRGLTMVILNGQTKGPLPDAYVQIGAGYLPSSYIHIGGQKIELWSIFVGIIGSLLIIFGEFHSIKDKSKYNFATPPVWQTAMKLIIIIFLLNFFTIELAKYNGLPVVLALMLALILIYTVITSRMVIGRQIYAVGGNVKAAKLSGIKTNRVLFWVYVNMGLLCALAGIVLSARNASATPKAGDGFELDAMASCYIGGAATYGGIGTIIGAVVGALIMGVLNNGMSLIGWSVDIQRVIKGLVLLGAVTVDLLSKRKSA